The genomic segment TGACCAGGTCGATCCGGCTGGTGCGCAGGACCTGGCCGCGGGCCAGGTCCAGGACCATGTGCGCGGCCGTCCCGGCCATGTCCCTTATCGGTTGGTCGATGGTGGTCAGCGCCGGATCGGTCCAGGCGGCGACCTCCAGGTTGTCGTAGCCGATCACCGATAACCCGCGCGGTACGTCGATGCCGAGTTGCCGTGCCGCGCGCAGTACTCCCAGGGCCTGCATGTCGGAGCCGGCGAACACGGCGGTCGGCCGGTCGGCGCGGTCGAGCAGCGCCAGACCGTGCTGGTATCCGGCGTCGAGGTGGAAGGTGCCGTAGCGGATCAGGTCCGGGTCGATCTCCATGCCCGCCTCTTCATGCGCGGCGCGGAACCCGGCCAGGCGGGCACGGCTGCACAGCACGTCTGCGGGCCCTGAGATGATGCCGACCCGGCGGTGGCCGAGCGCCAGCAGATGGCGGGTCGCGAGCAGGCCGCCGTTCCAGTTGTTGGAGCCGACCGTGGGCACCGAGGCCGTGGTGGCGCTGTCGGTGTCGACCACCACGAACGGGATGTCCTGGCGCCGCAGCCGCTCCTGCTGCACCTGGGTCGGGCTGCACAGGACGAACAGCACTCCGAGCGGCCGCCGCGACAGGACCGCGTCCAGCCAGTGCTGCGGCGGATGGTGCGCGCCGCCCAGTTGCGACAGGACCACATCGACCCCGTCCGGTTCGGTCACCGCCTCCACACCCCGGATGATCTCCATCGCCCACGCCGAGTCGAACTCGTGGAAGACCAGGTCGATCTGCCCGGTGCCGACCGGCTTCTTCTTGGCGCGCCGGCGGTAGCGGTGCCGTTCCAGACTCTCCTCGACCCTGGCCCGGGTCTGAGCCGCGACGTCGGCACGGCCGTTGAGCACCTTCGAAACGGTCGCCACCGATACGCCGACCTCCTCGGCGATGGCCGCGATGGTGGCGGTCGGCGAGACCGGGTCCGGACCGTTCCGCAGCTTGTGAGACGCCATCGAAACATCACCCGTCTTCACCGAAAATTTCGGTCAGAGTAGCAGCGGATCAGCCCTCGATGTCTTGCTCCCACACCCCGGACTGGTCGTGGTCGCTCCAAGACGTCGTCTCCGGCGAATCCGTTCGGTCCGGCGGCGCGCAGTCGGACCAGGCCGATACCGTGAGGCTTTCAGCGCCGGCCCCGCAGGGGCGCCGTCTCCGTGGGGGTTGAGAGTATGGCCGTCTTCGCTACGTACTGCCAGGTGTGCGGTCTACCGGTCCAGCAGGACCACTACGTTCCGGCCGAGGTCGGCGACTACTTCCATATCTGGCGCGGCGACGGCGACGACGCGTGCGACCCGATCATCGCCTTCGAAGCCGAACACGCCTGGCTGCGCGACGCACTGGGGCTGCGGATCGACGGCGACGCACTCTTTATGCCGACCGTCTCAGGGATCGTGCACGATGGCGACTTGGAGAGTCCGGCGGGACAACTCTTCAGCGCCGACCTGTTCGACGGGGAAGGCGACGACCGGATGGCGCTGCACGCCGCATGCTGGCGGCTGGCGGGCGAGCCGTCGTCCTGGGCACCGCTGGCGCATCTGCGCGACCTGCCGGAGGCCGAGGACCGCTATCGGCGGCAGCTATTCGACTTCAAGTCCTTCGTCGGGGACGGCCACGGCTGGATGCTTGTGGACCCCGAGTCCGACGCACCGGACGGCCTGCGCAACCAGCGACGAATCCTGGCGCTCATCGAGGCCGCGGCCGAGTAGTTCCGCGAGCGCCACCAGCCTCTCATCCCACAGACGCAGGCGGGCGTCCTGCGTTTCCGTATCAAGGCGGACACGGCTCGACACGCCGGCACAGATCCCGATGATGCCACCGGATCATGCGCGGCCAAGCGGATTGGCCAAATTGCCGCCGATGATCCGGACGGCGTATGGGGCGTCGCGACGGCTGCCACGACATTTGGTGCGTGACGCGAATTCGCCGCGCCCGGAGTGGCTGTGGCCTGGTTTCACCCATTTGGATCAGATGGTCCAGCACGAACTGCCACAATGGCATACGTGACCGACGTGCCGCCGCCACAGCCCTTCGCCTACCTCGGCACCCCGAACGCGCCGCTCTACGCCGGCATCCTGGACGTGTTCGCCCTGGCCAAGCAGCGTTTTACCGTCCACCTCCGGCCCGAGGATGTCCTGTCGGACTGGCCCGGTGCTCCCGGCGCACTGGACGGTGGCCGCGCCGATGCGGTCCGACCTACGGTCGAGCAGCTGGTCCAGGCCCTGGACAAGCTGGTCGAGTGGGGCAACCTCCGCTCGGACGCCGACACCGGGCGGGTGACCACGGTCGAGGACTTCAACCGGGCCCGGAGGATCTACCAGCTCACCCGGCACGGGCAGGCGGCGCTGGCGGCGATCGAGCACTACGAGCAGGCCCTCGGGCAGCGTGGGCGGCTGCAGACGGTCGCGTTGGCCGACATCGCCGAGCAGTTGTCCGCGCTAGCGCTCCACGCCGAGGCCGCCGACGCGCCGGACCAGGCCACGGTCGGTCTGCTGTTGTTCGCCCTCACCGAGCGCTTCACCGGTCTGGCCGACAACGCCGAGGCGTTCATGTCCTCGCTTCGGCGCACCGTCGACTTCAGTGACGGTGACGGGGATGAGGAAGCGTTCCTGGCCTACAAGGACCGGCTGATCGAGTACATCGACAAGTTCATCGCCGACCTGGCCAACCGCGGAGCCCAGATCGCCGGGCTCATCGAGCGGATCGAGACGGCCGGCATAGCGCGGATCCTGGAGGCGGCGGCTCGTCGGGACGCCGTCGACGCCATTCCCGACACCGACCGAACTGATGGAGCGGACGCCGGGGTCGCCCACGCCCACGCCACGGCTGTACAGGCAGCGACCCGCGACTGGGAGAACCGCTGGCGCGGCCTGCGTGAGTGGTTCGTCAGCTCCGGAACCCGCCGTCCCTCGCAGGCCCGGCTGCTGCGCAACGCGGCCGTCAGCGGCATCACGAACCTGGTGAACACGGTCGCCGCACTCAACGAGCGGCGCGGAGGACGGTCAGACCGGTCGGCGGACTTCCGCACGCTGGCCCGCTTCTTCGCCCAGGCCCCGGACGACGCCGCCGCACACCGGCTGTGGCGCGCGGCGTTCGCCCTGGCTCCGGCCCGGCACCTGACCGTGGACTCCGACACCGAGGACACGTGGGAACAGGCCGAATATCCGCCGGGCACGCCGTGGGCCGCCGCCGCGCCGCTGCTGATCAGCCCGCGCCTGCGCGAGACCGGATCCTACGAGCGGCGCGGCGCTCCGAACAGGGCCGTCGATCGCGAGCAGGGACGTCGACAGCTCGCCGAGCGGGCCGAGCGCGAGGCCGCCGAGATCGCCGAGGCGCGGCGGCTGCTGGCGACCGACGGGCCCGTCCTGTTGTCCGAGCTCGCCGGAGACGAAGGTCTGGACCCGCGTGCCTTCCGCCTGTTTCTGTCCGTGCTCGGCGACGCGCTGGCGGCGCGCCGTCCCGGCATCGCCACCACGACGGCCACCAGCGGCGACGGCACGATGGAGATCCGGTTGAAGCTGGTGGACGCGGGGACGATCGTCGCGATACCGACCGAGGACGGCGTCCTGTCCGGGCCGGAGCACGTGGTGGAGATCATCGACCTGACCGCGCGTCCGGTGGCGGTCCGATGAGCGCCATGGGCGACACGGTGGTCGAAACGGCGGACGAACCGCTGGGCGACCCGGAGCCGGCCGGGCCCGGTCCGATGGCATTCCACCAGCCGTCCGACCACGACGTCGAGCGTCGCCGGGCGGCACGGGCCCTGCTCGCCTCGCCGCTGCTGACCGCCCGCGACGACGACTTCCGCCTGGTCCGCAAGCACGCCGCCGAACTGGCCGGCTGGTTCGCCGACCAGACCGGCTGGCGACTGACCGTGGACGCCGAGACGGCCCGGCTGTTCAAGAAGCCCGCCGCCCTCGACGACAGCACCCGCCCGGCCCGAGCGCCGAAGACCAAGGTCCCGTTCACGCGCCGCCGATACGTCTTGCTCTGCCTGGCCCTGGCCGCCCTGGAGCGGTCGGAGTCGCAGACGACCCTGGGCCGCCTGGCCGAAGGCGTCCTCACCGGCGCCGCCGACCCGGCCCTGGCCGAGGCCGGGATCACGTTCGCCATGGAGCGCCGCGAGGAACGCGCCGATCTGGTCGCCGTCGTCAGGCTCCTGCTGTCCTGGGGAGTACTGGCCCGGGTCCAGGGTGATGAGGAGGCGTTCGTCGCCGACGGCGGAAACGACGTGCTCTACGACCTCGACCGGCAGGTCACCGGCGGGCTCCTGGCCACCTCGCGCAGTGCTTCGACCGTCACCGAGACGGCGTTCGAACAGCGGCTGACGGCGCTCGCCGCCGAACCGGTCCCGGACACCGACGACCTGCGGCTGCGCGCGCTGCGGCACGCGATGACCCGCCGCCTGCTGGACGATCCGGTCGTCTACTACGCCGATCTCACCGAGCCCGAACGCGCCTACCTCGCCAACCAGCGCGTCGCCATCACCCGCCGGATCACCGACCTCACCGGGCTGATCCCGGAGATGCGTGCCGAGGGCATCGCCATGGTCGACCCCGATGACGCGCTCACCGACGTCCGCATGCCCGAGCAGGGCACCGACGGACACGTCACCTTGTTGATCGCCACCAAGCTCGCCACCGACGGCAAGGCCCCGACCGTCCCGGAACTGATCGGCTTCGTTCAGACTCAAGCCAAGCTCCACGCGTCGTATTGGCGCAAGACGGCAGTCGAACCCGCGGCCGCCGCCGACCTGGCCGAGCAGGCGGTCGCCAAGCTCGAGGCCCTGAACCTGGTGATCCGCGTCCTCGACGACCGCGGCGAAGTGCGGATCCATCCGCGCTCCGCGTTGATGCGCTACGCCATGACCGACCCGACGATCAAGAAGACCGGAACCCGCGCGTGAGGACCGTGACAGCCGAACCGACCGATCTCCCGTCCCCTTCCCGCGGCCGGTGGCAGCCGCTGCGCGCGGGTCTGGTCGACGTGTTCTACTACGACGCCGAGGAATTCCGCTTCCACGACGGACGGCTGTTGCTCCGCGGCAACAACGGCACCGGGAAGTCCAAAGTCCTCGCCCTCACGCTGCCGTTCCTGCTGGACGGGGAGCTGACCCCGTCCCGCGTCGAACCGGACGGCGACCGCGCCAAGCGCATGGAGTGGAACCTGCTGCTGGGCGGCAAGCACCCCAACGACGAGCGGCTGGGCTACACCTGGCTGGAGTTCGGCCGTCTCGACGAGAACGGCGTGCCGCAGTACCGGACCATCGGGTGCGGGCTGAAGGCGGTCAAGGGACGCGGCATCGCCGACCACTGGTTCTTCGTCACCGACGAGCGCGTCGGCCCCGATCTCCCGCTGCGCAACGAGCACCGCGTCTCCTATTCCCGCAAGGCCCTGGAGGAGAGGGTCGGCGCACACGCGGTGTTCACCACTGCCAAGGCCTATCGCCGGGCGGTGGACGAGGCGCTGTTCGGCCTCGGGGCCGAACGCTACGAAGCACTCGTCAACCTGCTGATCCAGCTGCGCCAGCCGCAGCTGTCGAAGAAGCCCGACGAGAAGCTGCTGTCCAGGGCGCTCACCGAAGCGCTGCCGCCGCTGGCCGACGGCCTCGTCGGTGAGATCGCCGAGGCGTTCCGCGGCCTGCAGGACGAGCGCGACGCGCTGGCCGCCCTCGTCGAGGCGCACGGCGCGGCAACCGCGTTCCTCGCCCACTACCGCCGCTACGCCCAGGTCGCCGCCAAGCGCACCGCCGCCGGCGTCAGGCAGTCGCACAGCCGGTACGAGCAGCTGGGGCGGGACCTCGGCGCGGCGACCACCGCCCGCGAACTGGCGCACGCCGCAGTCGTTGCCGCTGACGGTGAGCTGGCCGAGCTCGACGAACGCCAGACGCTGCTCACCGCGCAGAAGGACGCGTACAACCGCGACCCGGCCATGGACACAGCCCGCGAGATCGACCGCCTGGCAAAGGTCGCCGAAACCCTCGCCGGCGTCGTGCGGACACGTGAGGAGGACCGCCGCCGCGCGGTACGGGACGCGGACAACTGGACGGCCCGTGCCGGGCAGGCGCAGCAGCGCGCCGAGTCCGACGCGGCCGACGTCGACGCCCGGCACGGCGAAGCCGACGCCGCCGGACAGGCGGCCGGCGTCGACCACGGCGCGCTCCGATCAGCGCTCGTCACCGCGTCGGTCGCTTCGGACCCGAACGCTCGGTCTGTCCCGTCGCGTGAAACGCCGGAGGTGACGGTCGCCGAGGCCGCCGTCGCCGCGGCGCGCCGGTCCGGCGACGCACTCATCCGCGACCGGCAGCAGGCGATCAGCGGGCTGCGGACGCTGCACCAGGCTTCTGAGACGGCCGCGCGTTCGCTCTCCGCCGCGCGTGCCGCCGCCGAACGTGCCGCGCGTGAGGCGACTGCCGCCGCCGAGCGCGCCGCCGCCTCGTCCGACGCCGTCGCCGCACGGGGCGAATCCCTGGTCGCCGCCTGGGAGTCCTGGAGCGCGCACTGCGTCGAGACTGCCCTGCCCGACCGCGACGCGGCCGTGTCCGAGCTGGGTCTGTGGGTGACGACACTCGACGGCCCGAACCCGTTTGCCCGGCGCGTCGAGGAGGCCGGCCGCGTCCACGCCGCGCACCTGAACCGCCGCGTCGCGGAGGTCGACGGACGTCGGACGCGCGCCGAGGCTGAGCACTCGGCGCTCGCGGCCGAGATCGCGCGCCTGGAGCAGGGCGGCCACGACGCGCCGCCGAAGCCCCACACCCGCGCCGCCGACGCCCGGTCGGCCCGGCCTGGCGCGCCGCTGTGGAAGGTCGTCGACTACCTGGACGACGTCACGGCCGCCGACCGCGCCGGCCTGGAGGCGGCGCTGGAGGCTTCGGGCCTGCTGGACGCGTGGCTCGCCCCGGACGGCCGGCTCCTCGACGACGTCACCGGCGATGTGGTCGTCGCGCCGACCGCCGCCGCTCCGGACCCGAGTCTGGCCGCCGCCCTCCGTCCCGCGATCGACTCCGCCGATCCGCAGGCCGCCACGTTGGACGAGGAGGCCGTCGCGGCGATACTCGCGGGGATCGGAAGCGTCCAGGCGGGGGCTGCGGAGCCCGGTCATCACACCTGGATCAGCCCGGACGGCCGGTTCCGGGTCGGCGTGCTGCGCGGCGCCTGGCAGAAGGAATCAGCCCGCTACATCGGCGAGGGTTCCCGCGAGACCGCCCGCCGGGCCCGCCTCGCCGAACTCGCCGGGCAGGCCGCCCGGTTGACGGCCGAGATCGCGGCTCTCACCGGCGAGGTCCACACCATCGCCGCGCGGCTGGACGCGCTCGCGGGCGAGATGAGGGAACAGCCGTCCGACGCCGCACTCCGCGAGGCGCACACCCTCGCGACCGCACACGCCGCAGCCGCGCGGGAGGCGGCCGCGGCGCGCGCCGAAGCCCTCGCCGCCGTGGAGCCGGCGGCCGAGACCGCCGCCGACAGTGTGGCGGCGGTCCTGGCGTTCGCCGAGGACACCCGCCTGCCGGCCGAGGCGCCTGCCCTGGAGACGGTCGCCGAAGCCCTCGCCGAGTATCGCCACAGCCTGTCGGGGCTGTGGCCCGCGGTGACCGCCGCCGCGCGTGCCGCCGCCGAGGCCGCCGTGGCCGAGCAGGAGCGTCGCCTCGCCGCCGCCCGACTGGCCGAAGCCGACGAGGCCGGACTCGCGGCCCGCCACGACGCCGAGGCCGCCGCCGAGGAGCACCGCACCCTGGTGGCGACCTCGGGAGCCGCGGTCGAGGAGCTCTACCGGCGGCTCGAGGCCGTCCGCGTCGAGCTGGCCACCGCATCGGCTGCCACCAAGGTCGTCAGCAGCCGTCGTGAGCAGGCGCTCAAAGACCGGGAACGCGCCGAGGGCCGCCGGCTCCAGCTCGAGACCGACATCACCGAGGCAACGAGCCTGCGTGACGAAGCCATCACCCTCCTGCGGCGCTTCGCCGCCACCGGCCTGCTCACCGCCGCGCTGCCCGATCTCGAACACCCCGACCCCGCCGAGGCCTGGGTCCCGGCCCCGGCCGTCGCGCTCGCCCGCGCGATCGACGCGGCTCTGGCGGCGGTCGACGACTCCGACGGCGCGTGGGAACGCGTCCAGGCCCGCGTCTCCCGCGAACAGCAGGAGCTTTCCGGAGCCCTGGCCCGCCACGGCCACCAGGTCGGCATGACCCTGCAGGACGGCCTCATGGTCGTCGACGTCCTGTTCGCCGGCCGTACCCAGGACGTCCCGTCCTTGACCGCTGCTTTGGACGCCGAGGTCGCCCAGCGCACCCGCCTGCTGTCCGCGAAGGAGCGCGAACTGCTGGAGAACCACCTCGTCGGCGAGGTGGCCGGAGCCCTCCAGGAACTGATCACCGAAGCCGAGGCGACGGTCCAGTCCATGAACGACGACTTGGAGGCCCGCCCCACCTCCACCGGCATGGCCCTGCGCCTGGTCTGGCGCACCGCCAAAGGCGCGCCCGACGGGCTGGAGGCGATCCGGACGCGACTGCTGCGCAAGGCCGTCGACGCGTGGAGCCCGGCCGACCGCACGGCCGTGGGTGACTTCCTGGCCCGGCGCATCACCGACGACCGTGCCGCCAACCCCGCCGACACCTGGCACGACCAGCTCACCCGCGCGTTCGACTACCGCGCCTGGCACGAGTTCGGCATCCAGCGCCGCACCGACGGCGCCTGGACGTCGGCCGCCGGTCCCGCGTCCGGCGGGGAGCGGGTCCTGGCCGCGTCCGTTCCGCTGTTCGCCGCCGCGTCGTCGCACTACTCGTCCGGACATCCGCACGCACCGCGGCTGATCGCCCTGGACGAGGCGTTCGCGGGGGTGGACGACGACTCGCGTGCCAAGTGCCTCGGGCTGCTGGCGGCGTTCGACCTGGACGTCGTCATGACGTCCGAGCGGGAGTGGGCGTGCTATCCGACTGTGCCGGGCATCGGGATCGCCCAGTTGGCCCGAACCGAGGGCGTGGACGCGGTCCTGGTCACGCCGTGGCGCTGGGACGGACGCGACCGTCTGCGGTTGCCGCGGCCGGAGCCGTATCTGCCGCCGCAGCGTGCCCGCGACGCAGGGGCCCCGACGGGCCCCGACCAGCCCCTGTTCTACACCTGATCCGCATGGCGGCCCCCGACGTCCCCGCCAACCATGTGGACCACGTGGACCACATGGACCACGTGGACCACATGGACCACGTGGACCACGACCGCCTGCGCCGCCTGCTCGGCGCACCGGAACTCGCCTGGCTGGTCGACCGGGTCGCCGAACGGCTCGCAGCCGGCACCCCGGCCGCCGAGGGCACCGCGGCGCTGACCGACCCCAGCCCGGAGCAGCGCCGCGCCGCCGAACGCCTGCTCGG from the Catenulispora sp. EB89 genome contains:
- a CDS encoding LacI family DNA-binding transcriptional regulator; the encoded protein is MASHKLRNGPDPVSPTATIAAIAEEVGVSVATVSKVLNGRADVAAQTRARVEESLERHRYRRRAKKKPVGTGQIDLVFHEFDSAWAMEIIRGVEAVTEPDGVDVVLSQLGGAHHPPQHWLDAVLSRRPLGVLFVLCSPTQVQQERLRRQDIPFVVVDTDSATTASVPTVGSNNWNGGLLATRHLLALGHRRVGIISGPADVLCSRARLAGFRAAHEEAGMEIDPDLIRYGTFHLDAGYQHGLALLDRADRPTAVFAGSDMQALGVLRAARQLGIDVPRGLSVIGYDNLEVAAWTDPALTTIDQPIRDMAGTAAHMVLDLARGQVLRTSRIDLVTELVVRESTAPPAAGLSP
- a CDS encoding TIGR02677 family protein, whose translation is MAYVTDVPPPQPFAYLGTPNAPLYAGILDVFALAKQRFTVHLRPEDVLSDWPGAPGALDGGRADAVRPTVEQLVQALDKLVEWGNLRSDADTGRVTTVEDFNRARRIYQLTRHGQAALAAIEHYEQALGQRGRLQTVALADIAEQLSALALHAEAADAPDQATVGLLLFALTERFTGLADNAEAFMSSLRRTVDFSDGDGDEEAFLAYKDRLIEYIDKFIADLANRGAQIAGLIERIETAGIARILEAAARRDAVDAIPDTDRTDGADAGVAHAHATAVQAATRDWENRWRGLREWFVSSGTRRPSQARLLRNAAVSGITNLVNTVAALNERRGGRSDRSADFRTLARFFAQAPDDAAAHRLWRAAFALAPARHLTVDSDTEDTWEQAEYPPGTPWAAAAPLLISPRLRETGSYERRGAPNRAVDREQGRRQLAERAEREAAEIAEARRLLATDGPVLLSELAGDEGLDPRAFRLFLSVLGDALAARRPGIATTTATSGDGTMEIRLKLVDAGTIVAIPTEDGVLSGPEHVVEIIDLTARPVAVR
- a CDS encoding TIGR02678 family protein produces the protein MAFHQPSDHDVERRRAARALLASPLLTARDDDFRLVRKHAAELAGWFADQTGWRLTVDAETARLFKKPAALDDSTRPARAPKTKVPFTRRRYVLLCLALAALERSESQTTLGRLAEGVLTGAADPALAEAGITFAMERREERADLVAVVRLLLSWGVLARVQGDEEAFVADGGNDVLYDLDRQVTGGLLATSRSASTVTETAFEQRLTALAAEPVPDTDDLRLRALRHAMTRRLLDDPVVYYADLTEPERAYLANQRVAITRRITDLTGLIPEMRAEGIAMVDPDDALTDVRMPEQGTDGHVTLLIATKLATDGKAPTVPELIGFVQTQAKLHASYWRKTAVEPAAAADLAEQAVAKLEALNLVIRVLDDRGEVRIHPRSALMRYAMTDPTIKKTGTRA
- a CDS encoding TIGR02680 family protein; translation: MRTVTAEPTDLPSPSRGRWQPLRAGLVDVFYYDAEEFRFHDGRLLLRGNNGTGKSKVLALTLPFLLDGELTPSRVEPDGDRAKRMEWNLLLGGKHPNDERLGYTWLEFGRLDENGVPQYRTIGCGLKAVKGRGIADHWFFVTDERVGPDLPLRNEHRVSYSRKALEERVGAHAVFTTAKAYRRAVDEALFGLGAERYEALVNLLIQLRQPQLSKKPDEKLLSRALTEALPPLADGLVGEIAEAFRGLQDERDALAALVEAHGAATAFLAHYRRYAQVAAKRTAAGVRQSHSRYEQLGRDLGAATTARELAHAAVVAADGELAELDERQTLLTAQKDAYNRDPAMDTAREIDRLAKVAETLAGVVRTREEDRRRAVRDADNWTARAGQAQQRAESDAADVDARHGEADAAGQAAGVDHGALRSALVTASVASDPNARSVPSRETPEVTVAEAAVAAARRSGDALIRDRQQAISGLRTLHQASETAARSLSAARAAAERAAREATAAAERAAASSDAVAARGESLVAAWESWSAHCVETALPDRDAAVSELGLWVTTLDGPNPFARRVEEAGRVHAAHLNRRVAEVDGRRTRAEAEHSALAAEIARLEQGGHDAPPKPHTRAADARSARPGAPLWKVVDYLDDVTAADRAGLEAALEASGLLDAWLAPDGRLLDDVTGDVVVAPTAAAPDPSLAAALRPAIDSADPQAATLDEEAVAAILAGIGSVQAGAAEPGHHTWISPDGRFRVGVLRGAWQKESARYIGEGSRETARRARLAELAGQAARLTAEIAALTGEVHTIAARLDALAGEMREQPSDAALREAHTLATAHAAAAREAAAARAEALAAVEPAAETAADSVAAVLAFAEDTRLPAEAPALETVAEALAEYRHSLSGLWPAVTAAARAAAEAAVAEQERRLAAARLAEADEAGLAARHDAEAAAEEHRTLVATSGAAVEELYRRLEAVRVELATASAATKVVSSRREQALKDRERAEGRRLQLETDITEATSLRDEAITLLRRFAATGLLTAALPDLEHPDPAEAWVPAPAVALARAIDAALAAVDDSDGAWERVQARVSREQQELSGALARHGHQVGMTLQDGLMVVDVLFAGRTQDVPSLTAALDAEVAQRTRLLSAKERELLENHLVGEVAGALQELITEAEATVQSMNDDLEARPTSTGMALRLVWRTAKGAPDGLEAIRTRLLRKAVDAWSPADRTAVGDFLARRITDDRAANPADTWHDQLTRAFDYRAWHEFGIQRRTDGAWTSAAGPASGGERVLAASVPLFAAASSHYSSGHPHAPRLIALDEAFAGVDDDSRAKCLGLLAAFDLDVVMTSEREWACYPTVPGIGIAQLARTEGVDAVLVTPWRWDGRDRLRLPRPEPYLPPQRARDAGAPTGPDQPLFYT